One window of Hippoglossus stenolepis isolate QCI-W04-F060 chromosome 1, HSTE1.2, whole genome shotgun sequence genomic DNA carries:
- the LOC118113896 gene encoding UDP-glucuronosyltransferase 2C1-like translates to MPPDGNTKMFLLLLSVVFLTLRICHGGRILIVPMEGSHWLNMDIMIRALHSRGHSIDVVRTDESWYIKDDSLHYNTITVSVTEAFNHDFINPILKKIIDIERGESSALTFVSLQVEMFTAMFNMHRIICQMATVMFKDKDLMNSLKERKYDLVLTDPAWGAGIMLAHALQLPLVYNVRWITSGEGHLAIAPSPLSYIPMTGSGLSDKMSFIQRVKNLIFFAIWQIQDGFLINSQYQAVCDKFFGPEVRYSDLLQGADLWLMRVDFVFEFPRPTLPNVVYIGGFQCKPAEPLPEHLEVFVQSSGGHGVIIMSLGTFVSELPADMTNKMAAAFAKLPQKVIWRHKGDRPATLGNNTLLVDWMPQNDLLGHPKIKLFVAHGGTNGVQEAIYHGVPVVGLPVFFDQNDNLLRLKERGGAKILTLATVDKDNNFLEAIQEVLTEPSYRLNMQKLSRLHRDQPMKPLDTALFWIEFVMRHKGAAHLRTESYRLPWYSYHSVDVVLSFLAAVAVITLLPLVFVRYVLLEKSKKKKKE, encoded by the coding sequence ATGCCGCCTGATGGAAACACTAAGATGTTCCTTCTCCTTTTATCTGTTGTCTTCCTGACATTGAGAATATGTCACGGGGGCAGGATCTTGATTGTACCTATGGAGGGAAGCCACTGGTTGAACATGGATATCATGATCAGAGCGCTGCACTCTCGAGGACACTCCATCGATGTGGTTCGAACCGATGAGAGCTGGTATATCAAGGACGACTCTCTGCACTACAACACGATAACAGTGTCTGTCACTGAAGCCTTCAATCACGACTTCATTAACCCCATCCTGAAAAAGATCATCGACATAGAGAGGGGGGAGAGCTCTGCGCTGACCTTTGTGAGTTTACAGGTCGAGATGTTTACTGCCATGTTTAACATGCATAGAATAATATGCCAAATGGCTACTGTTATGTTTAAAGATAAAGACTTGATGAATAGTttgaaggagagaaaatatgACCTGGTCCTCACTGATCCGGCCTGGGGTGCAGGTATAATGTTGGCTCACGCTCTTCAGCTACCTCTGGTTTATAACGTGCGCTGGATTACAAGCGGAGAAGGACATTTGGCCATTGCACCTTCTCCTTTGTCTTACATCCCGATGACCGGCTCTGGCCTGTCGGACAAGATGAGTTTCATACAGAGAGTAAAGAATCtaattttttttgccatttggCAAATTCAGGATGGATTTTTAATTAACTCTCAATATCAAGCAGTTTGTGACAAGTTCTTTGGTCCAGAAGTCAGATACAGTGACCTACTACAAGGAGCCGACCTTTGGCTGATGAGAGTggactttgtgtttgagtttccACGACCAACTTTGCCTAATGTTGTTTATATAGGAGGGTTCCAGTGTAAACCTGCTGAACCACTTCCTGAACACTTGGAGGTGTTTGTCCAGAGCTCTGGGGGGCATGGAGTCATCATCATGTCTCTGGGGACGTTTGTGAGTGAACTTCCTGCTGACATGACCAACAAGATGGCTGCAGCTTTTGCTAAATTACCTCAGAAAGTCATCTGGAGGCATAAAGGGGACAGACCGGCCACTCTGGGTAACAACACTTTACTAGTCGACTGGATGCCACAGAATGACCTCCTGGGACATCCAAAGATTAAACTATTTGTGGCTCACGGGGGAACAAATGGAGTTCAAGAGGCTATTTATCACGGAGTCCCAGTTGTGGGTCTACCTGTGTTCTTTGACCAGAACGACAACCTGCTCCgtctgaaagagagaggaggagctaaGATTCTTACATTAGCCACAGTGgacaaagacaacaacttcCTAGAAGCCATACAGGAAGTCTTGACTGAGCCCTCCTACAGGCTGAACATGCAGAAACTCTCCAGGCTGCACAGAGATCAGCCAATGAAACCACTGGACACTGCCCTCTTCTGGATAGAGTTTGTCATGagacacaaaggtgcagctcaCCTGAGAACGGAATCCTACAGACTGCCCTGGTACTCCTACCACTCTGTAGATGTAGTTCTGTCTTTCCTGGCTGCTGTTGCAGTGAttactcttcttcctcttgtatTCGTCAGATATGTACTACTTgagaaaagcaaaaagaagaaaaaggaatga